A single genomic interval of Streptomyces sp. NBC_00663 harbors:
- a CDS encoding metallopeptidase TldD-related protein → MSARSNKPHEIVERALELSRADGCVVIADEQSTANLRWAGNALTTNGVTRGRTLTVIATVDGKEGTASGVVSRAAVTVDELEPLVRAAEAAARGAAPAEDAQPLVRDVPASPDFTDAPVETSSAVFADFAPALGESFARARAGGRELYGFANHELVSSYLGTSTGLRLRHDQPNGTLELNAKSPDRARSAWAGRSTRDFKDVDPAALDAELAVRLGWAERKHDLPAGRYETLLPPTAVADLLIYQMWSASGRDAAEGRTVFSKPGGGTRLGDRLTELPLTLRSDPNEPGLESAPFVLAHSSGGDSSVFDNGLPLTSTEWMREGELSSLLTSRHSAGLTGLPVAPGIDNLILDGGADRSLEEMVANTTRGLLLTCLWYIREVDPATLLLTGLTRDGVYLVENGEVTGEVNNFRFNESPVDLLGRATEAGRTEKTLPREWSDWFTRAAMPALRVPDFNMSSVSRGV, encoded by the coding sequence ATGAGCGCCCGCAGCAACAAGCCGCACGAGATCGTCGAGCGCGCCCTGGAGCTGTCGCGGGCCGACGGCTGTGTCGTCATCGCCGACGAGCAGTCCACGGCGAACCTGCGCTGGGCCGGCAACGCGCTCACCACCAACGGCGTCACGCGCGGGCGCACGCTCACCGTCATCGCGACCGTCGACGGCAAGGAGGGCACCGCCTCCGGCGTGGTCTCCCGGGCCGCCGTCACCGTGGACGAGCTGGAGCCCCTGGTCCGGGCCGCCGAGGCCGCCGCGCGCGGGGCCGCGCCCGCCGAGGACGCGCAGCCGCTGGTCAGGGACGTCCCCGCGTCCCCCGACTTCACGGACGCGCCCGTCGAGACGTCCTCCGCCGTCTTCGCGGACTTCGCTCCGGCGCTCGGCGAGTCCTTCGCACGCGCGCGTGCGGGCGGCCGCGAGCTGTACGGCTTCGCCAACCATGAGCTGGTCTCCAGCTATCTCGGTACGTCCACCGGTCTGCGGCTGCGGCACGACCAGCCCAACGGGACCCTTGAGCTGAACGCCAAGTCCCCGGACCGTGCGCGCTCGGCGTGGGCGGGCCGCTCCACCCGGGACTTCAAGGACGTCGACCCGGCCGCGCTGGACGCCGAACTCGCCGTACGCCTGGGCTGGGCCGAGCGCAAGCACGACCTGCCCGCCGGACGGTACGAGACGCTGCTGCCGCCGACCGCCGTGGCGGACCTGCTGATTTACCAGATGTGGTCGGCGTCGGGCCGGGACGCGGCGGAGGGCCGGACCGTGTTCTCCAAGCCCGGCGGCGGCACCCGTCTCGGCGACCGGCTCACCGAGCTGCCGCTGACGCTGCGCAGCGACCCGAACGAGCCGGGCCTTGAGTCCGCGCCGTTCGTACTCGCGCACTCCTCCGGCGGCGACTCCTCGGTGTTCGACAACGGGCTGCCGCTGACCTCCACCGAGTGGATGCGCGAGGGCGAGCTGAGCAGCCTGCTCACCAGCCGGCACAGCGCCGGACTGACCGGGCTGCCGGTGGCACCGGGCATCGACAACCTGATCCTCGACGGCGGTGCGGACCGGTCCCTGGAGGAGATGGTCGCGAACACCACGCGCGGGCTGCTGCTGACCTGCCTCTGGTACATCCGCGAGGTCGACCCGGCGACCCTGCTGCTGACCGGTCTGACCCGGGACGGCGTCTATCTCGTCGAGAACGGCGAGGTGACCGGCGAGGTCAACAACTTCCGGTTCAACGAGTCGCCGGTGGATCTGCTGGGCCGGGCCACTGAGGCCGGGCGCACCGAAAAGACGCTGCCGAGGGAATGGAGCGACTGGTTCACTAGGGCTGCGATGCCGGCCCTGCGGGTGCCGGACTTCAATATGAGCTCTGTCAGTCGGGGCGTATAA
- a CDS encoding TldD/PmbA family protein: MPHTLDEAFTALPLRALADAALARARALGAEHADFRFERVRSASWRLRDAKPAGSSDTTDLGYAVRVVHGGTWGFASGVDLSMDAAARVASQAVAMAKLSAQVIKAAGAEERVELADEPVHAEKTWISSYEIDPFTVPDEDKAGLLAEWSARLLGANGVNHVDASLLTVHENKFYADTAGTVTTQQRVRLHPQLTAVSVDESSGEFDSMRTIAPPVGRGWEYLTGTGWDWEAELDQIPELLAEKMRAPSVESGVYDLVVDPSNLWLTIHESIGHATELDRALGYEAAYAGTSFATFDQLGKLRYGSDLMNVTGDRTAEHGLATIGYDDEGVAGQSWDLVKDGTLVGYQLDRRIARLTGFERSNGCAFADSPGHVPVQRMANVSLRPDPAGMSTEDLIGGVDRGIYVVGDRSWSIDMQRYNFQFTGQRFFKIENGRITGQLRDVAYQATTTDFWGSMAAVGGPQTYVLGGAFNCGKAQPGQVAAVSHGCPSALFKGVNILNTTQEAGR, encoded by the coding sequence GTGCCTCATACCCTCGACGAAGCCTTCACAGCGCTTCCGCTACGCGCCCTCGCCGACGCCGCGCTGGCACGCGCGCGTGCGCTCGGTGCCGAGCACGCGGACTTCCGGTTCGAGCGGGTGCGCAGCGCGTCCTGGCGGCTGCGGGACGCCAAGCCCGCCGGGTCGTCGGACACCACCGACCTCGGGTACGCGGTGCGGGTCGTGCACGGTGGGACCTGGGGATTCGCGTCCGGCGTGGATCTGAGCATGGACGCGGCGGCGCGGGTGGCCTCGCAGGCCGTGGCCATGGCGAAGCTGTCCGCCCAGGTGATCAAGGCGGCCGGTGCCGAGGAGCGGGTGGAGCTGGCCGACGAGCCGGTGCACGCCGAGAAGACGTGGATCTCGTCGTACGAGATCGATCCGTTCACCGTGCCCGACGAGGACAAGGCCGGGCTGCTCGCGGAGTGGAGCGCGCGGCTGCTGGGGGCGAACGGGGTCAACCATGTCGACGCCTCGCTGCTCACCGTCCACGAGAACAAGTTCTACGCCGACACCGCCGGGACCGTGACCACCCAGCAGCGGGTGCGGCTGCATCCGCAGCTGACCGCCGTGTCGGTCGACGAGTCGAGCGGCGAATTCGACTCCATGCGGACCATCGCGCCGCCGGTCGGGCGCGGCTGGGAGTACCTGACGGGCACCGGCTGGGACTGGGAGGCGGAGCTCGACCAGATTCCTGAGCTGCTCGCCGAGAAGATGCGGGCGCCGAGTGTCGAGTCCGGGGTGTACGACCTGGTCGTCGACCCGTCCAACCTGTGGCTGACCATCCACGAGTCCATCGGCCACGCCACCGAGCTGGACCGCGCCCTCGGCTACGAGGCCGCCTACGCCGGCACCTCCTTCGCCACCTTCGACCAGCTCGGCAAGTTGCGCTACGGCTCCGACCTGATGAACGTCACCGGTGACCGCACCGCCGAGCACGGCCTGGCGACCATCGGCTACGACGACGAGGGCGTCGCGGGCCAGTCCTGGGACCTGGTGAAGGACGGCACGCTCGTCGGCTACCAGCTGGACCGGCGGATCGCGAGGCTGACCGGCTTCGAGCGCTCCAACGGGTGCGCGTTCGCCGACTCCCCCGGCCATGTGCCGGTGCAGCGCATGGCCAACGTGTCCCTGCGGCCCGATCCGGCCGGGATGTCGACCGAGGACCTGATCGGCGGGGTCGACCGCGGCATCTACGTCGTCGGCGACCGCTCCTGGTCCATCGACATGCAGCGCTACAACTTCCAGTTCACCGGCCAGCGCTTCTTCAAGATCGAGAACGGCCGGATCACCGGCCAGCTGCGGGACGTCGCCTACCAGGCGACCACCACCGACTTCTGGGGCTCGATGGCTGCCGTCGGCGGTCCGCAGACCTACGTCCTCGGGGGCGCCTTCAACTGCGGCAAGGCCCAGCCGGGCCAGGTGGCCGCGGTGTCGCACGGCTGCCCGTCGGCCCTCTTCAAGGGCGTCAACATTCTCAACACCACGCAGGAGGCCGGTCGATGA
- the fabG gene encoding 3-oxoacyl-[acyl-carrier-protein] reductase: MSRSVLVTGGNRGIGLAIARAFADAGDKVAITYRSGEPPAGFLAVKCDITDTEQVEQAYKEIEAEHGPVEVLVANAGITKDTLLMRMSEEDFTSVLDTNLTGTFRVVKRANRGMLRAKKGRVVLISSVVGLYGGPGQANYAASKAALVGFARSLARELGSRNITFNVVAPGFVDTDMTKVLTDEQRASIVQQVPLGRYAQPEEVAATVRFLASDDASYITGAVIPVDGGLGMGH, encoded by the coding sequence TTGAGCCGCTCGGTTCTCGTCACCGGAGGCAACCGGGGCATCGGCCTCGCCATCGCCCGCGCTTTCGCCGACGCCGGCGACAAGGTCGCGATCACGTACCGCTCGGGTGAGCCACCGGCCGGCTTCCTGGCCGTCAAGTGCGACATCACCGACACCGAGCAGGTGGAGCAGGCCTACAAGGAGATCGAGGCCGAGCACGGTCCCGTCGAGGTCCTGGTCGCCAACGCCGGCATCACCAAGGACACGCTCCTGATGCGGATGTCCGAGGAGGACTTCACGTCCGTCCTCGACACCAACCTCACCGGCACCTTCCGCGTCGTCAAGCGCGCCAACCGCGGCATGCTGCGCGCCAAGAAGGGCCGCGTCGTCCTGATCTCGTCGGTCGTCGGGCTGTACGGCGGTCCCGGGCAGGCGAACTACGCCGCCTCCAAGGCCGCGCTGGTCGGCTTCGCGCGCTCGCTCGCCCGTGAGCTGGGCTCGCGCAACATCACGTTCAACGTCGTCGCCCCCGGTTTCGTCGACACCGACATGACCAAGGTGCTCACCGACGAGCAGCGCGCGAGCATCGTGCAGCAGGTGCCGCTCGGCCGTTACGCGCAGCCGGAGGAAGTCGCCGCGACGGTGCGGTTCCTCGCCTCCGACGACGCCTCGTACATCACTGGAGCCGTCATCCCGGTTGACGGCGGACTGGGAATGGGTCACTGA
- the fabI gene encoding enoyl-ACP reductase FabI, protein MAGILEGKKILITGVLMESSIAFHTAKLAQEQGAEIILTAWPRPTLTERIAKKLPRPEKVKVLELDVSNDEHLARLEGLVREHLGDKLDGVVHSIGFAPQDALGGNFLNTPFESVATAMHVSAFSLKSLTMALLPLMTEGGSVVGLTFDAQFAWPQYDWMGPAKAALEATNRYMARDLGKHDIRCNLISAGPIGSMAAKSIPGFAELAAVWDSRSPLEWKLEDPEPAGKGVVALLSDWFPKTTGEIVHVDGGLHAIGA, encoded by the coding sequence ATGGCTGGAATCCTCGAGGGCAAGAAGATCCTCATCACCGGTGTGCTGATGGAGTCCTCCATCGCCTTCCACACCGCCAAGCTGGCCCAGGAGCAGGGCGCGGAGATCATCCTCACCGCGTGGCCGCGGCCGACCCTCACCGAGCGCATCGCGAAGAAGCTCCCCCGGCCGGAGAAGGTCAAGGTCCTGGAGCTCGACGTCTCCAACGACGAGCACCTGGCCCGCCTGGAGGGCCTGGTCCGTGAGCACCTGGGCGACAAGCTCGACGGTGTCGTGCACTCCATCGGCTTCGCCCCGCAGGACGCGCTCGGCGGCAACTTCCTGAACACGCCGTTCGAGTCCGTGGCCACCGCCATGCATGTCTCCGCCTTCTCCCTGAAGTCGCTGACCATGGCGCTGCTGCCGCTGATGACCGAGGGCGGCTCCGTCGTCGGCCTCACCTTCGACGCGCAGTTCGCCTGGCCGCAGTACGACTGGATGGGCCCGGCCAAGGCCGCCCTGGAGGCCACCAACCGCTACATGGCCCGTGACCTGGGCAAGCACGACATCCGCTGCAACCTGATCTCGGCGGGTCCGATCGGCTCCATGGCCGCGAAGTCCATCCCGGGCTTCGCCGAGCTGGCGGCGGTGTGGGACAGCCGCTCCCCGCTGGAGTGGAAGCTGGAGGACCCGGAGCCGGCCGGCAAGGGCGTCGTCGCCCTGCTGAGCGACTGGTTCCCGAAGACCACCGGCGAGATCGTCCACGTCGACGGCGGTCTACACGCCATCGGCGCCTGA
- a CDS encoding FadR/GntR family transcriptional regulator, with protein sequence MPLSHPRRSALSEQVIAALRQQITSGEWPVGARIPTEPELVEQLGVARNTVREAVRALAHNGLLDIRQGSGTYVVATSELAGVMHRRFADADPRHIAELRSTLESAAAKLAAERRTERDLKQLDALLVRREEAWEARDKEAFVTADATFHLAVVSASHNDVMTAMYADLGEVLRDWLRDDVGEEMTPETHLDHSGLVDAIRAGDAETAAAQAASYPFQCRPGLFSAAED encoded by the coding sequence ATGCCTCTGAGCCACCCCCGTCGCTCGGCGCTGTCCGAGCAGGTCATCGCCGCGCTGCGGCAGCAGATCACCTCCGGTGAGTGGCCGGTCGGGGCGCGCATCCCGACGGAGCCGGAACTGGTCGAACAGCTCGGGGTGGCCCGCAACACGGTCCGCGAGGCCGTCCGCGCGCTCGCGCACAACGGCCTGCTGGACATCCGCCAGGGCTCCGGCACCTACGTCGTGGCGACCAGCGAGCTGGCCGGTGTGATGCACCGCAGATTCGCCGACGCCGATCCCCGGCACATCGCCGAGCTGCGCTCCACGCTGGAGTCGGCCGCGGCGAAGCTGGCGGCCGAGCGGCGTACCGAGCGGGACCTCAAGCAGCTCGACGCGCTCCTGGTGCGCCGTGAGGAGGCCTGGGAGGCACGCGACAAGGAGGCCTTCGTCACGGCGGACGCGACCTTCCACCTCGCGGTGGTGTCCGCGTCCCACAACGACGTGATGACGGCGATGTACGCCGACCTCGGCGAGGTGCTGCGGGACTGGCTGCGCGACGACGTCGGCGAGGAGATGACCCCGGAGACGCATCTGGACCACTCGGGGCTGGTGGACGCGATCCGCGCGGGCGACGCGGAGACGGCCGCGGCGCAGGCGGCGAGCTATCCGTTCCAGTGCCGGCCGGGGCTGTTCAGCGCCGCCGAGGACTGA
- a CDS encoding CynX/NimT family MFS transporter, with translation MMGVMASEETRTTTSQHIRSTGASSVPSSMASSVPSESPEPATRAWTTRLLVLGIVLAAVNLRPAITSLGALLEEVRDGLGMSGSVAGLLTSVPPLCFAVFGVMAPRLARRFGSGAVVCAGMAAVTAGLLIRPYVGGTAGFLAASALALMGIAVSNVLMPVIVKRWFPDRVGSMTGLYSMALALGTSVAAAATVPVTDLLGGSWQTGLAVWAGLAAVAVVPWLAFVRQRDGVRQDDDVRQERGVRREGAASAGQASARGERPALRITRSRTAWALAVFFGLQATAAYITMGWMPQIFRDAGVPASTAGLLLAVTMVMGVPLAFVIPRVATRLPHQGPIVLVLGLCGLVGYAGLYLAPAAGAWVWALLLGVSNCAFPLALTMVGMRARTGAGVAQLSAFAQSTGYLISIPGPLLVGVLYQHSGGWGLPIALMTGLMVPQMVVGVLAGRNRTVEDEAAR, from the coding sequence ATGATGGGTGTCATGGCAAGCGAGGAAACCCGTACGACCACGTCCCAGCACATACGGAGCACGGGGGCGAGCTCGGTGCCGAGCTCCATGGCGAGCTCCGTGCCGAGCGAGTCCCCGGAACCGGCCACGCGCGCGTGGACGACCCGGCTGCTCGTGCTCGGCATCGTGCTGGCCGCCGTCAACCTCCGCCCCGCCATCACCAGCCTCGGCGCCCTCCTGGAGGAGGTCCGCGACGGACTGGGCATGAGCGGCAGCGTCGCCGGCCTCCTCACCTCCGTGCCCCCGCTCTGCTTCGCCGTCTTCGGCGTCATGGCCCCGCGCCTCGCCCGCCGCTTCGGCTCGGGCGCGGTGGTGTGCGCCGGCATGGCCGCCGTCACCGCCGGACTGCTCATCCGGCCCTACGTGGGCGGCACCGCCGGGTTCCTGGCCGCCAGCGCCCTCGCGCTCATGGGCATCGCCGTCAGCAACGTCCTGATGCCGGTCATCGTCAAGCGCTGGTTCCCCGACCGGGTCGGCTCCATGACCGGCCTGTACTCGATGGCCCTCGCCCTCGGCACCTCGGTGGCCGCCGCGGCGACCGTGCCGGTCACCGACCTGCTGGGCGGCAGCTGGCAGACCGGGCTCGCGGTGTGGGCAGGGCTGGCCGCCGTCGCCGTGGTGCCGTGGCTCGCGTTCGTACGACAGCGGGACGGCGTACGGCAGGATGACGACGTACGACAGGAGCGCGGCGTACGGCGCGAGGGCGCGGCCTCCGCCGGGCAGGCGTCCGCGCGTGGGGAGCGGCCCGCGCTGCGGATCACCCGGAGCCGCACCGCCTGGGCGCTCGCCGTCTTCTTCGGGCTCCAGGCCACCGCCGCCTACATCACGATGGGCTGGATGCCGCAGATTTTCCGGGACGCGGGCGTGCCCGCGAGCACCGCGGGACTGCTACTGGCCGTCACGATGGTGATGGGCGTCCCGCTCGCCTTCGTCATCCCGCGCGTGGCCACCCGGCTGCCGCACCAGGGCCCGATCGTGCTCGTGCTCGGCCTCTGCGGCCTCGTCGGCTACGCGGGCCTCTATCTCGCGCCGGCCGCCGGGGCGTGGGTGTGGGCGCTGCTCCTTGGCGTCTCCAACTGCGCCTTCCCGCTCGCCCTCACCATGGTCGGGATGCGCGCCAGGACCGGCGCGGGCGTGGCTCAGCTGTCCGCCTTCGCGCAGAGCACCGGCTACCTCATCTCCATCCCCGGGCCGCTCCTCGTGGGCGTGCTCTACCAGCACAGCGGCGGCTGGGGGCTGCCGATCGCCCTCATGACCGGCCTGATGGTCCCGCAGATGGTCGTGGGCGTTCTCGCCGGACGCAACCGCACGGTGGAGGACGAGGCGGCCCGCTGA
- a CDS encoding SGM_5486 family transporter-associated protein — protein sequence MPVLDPNPQNGQKKMLLVFGSFLAIFVIIAVVATIASP from the coding sequence ATGCCAGTGCTCGACCCGAACCCGCAGAACGGCCAGAAGAAGATGCTGCTCGTCTTCGGCTCGTTCCTCGCCATCTTCGTGATCATCGCCGTCGTCGCAACGATCGCCTCGCCGTGA
- a CDS encoding SixA phosphatase family protein: MSVAEPRRIVLFRHAKADWPQVSDHERPLAERGRMDAAVAGRKLADTGITLDLALCSTAIRTRETWKLAVHELAHRPKTVYEERVYEASPGELIAVLNETPDDAQTVVLIGHNPGVQGLAEILAGSAEGDARERMSRRGFPAASFAVLSFTGSWKSLEPGAATLLDYWAPSE, encoded by the coding sequence ATGAGCGTCGCAGAACCCCGAAGGATTGTCCTTTTCCGGCATGCGAAAGCCGACTGGCCACAGGTGTCCGACCATGAGCGACCGCTCGCTGAGCGGGGCCGCATGGACGCGGCCGTGGCAGGGCGGAAGCTGGCCGACACCGGCATCACCCTCGATCTGGCCCTGTGCTCCACCGCGATCCGGACCCGCGAGACATGGAAGCTCGCCGTGCACGAACTCGCGCACCGGCCGAAAACCGTCTATGAGGAGCGGGTCTACGAAGCCTCTCCCGGCGAGCTCATCGCCGTGCTCAACGAGACCCCGGACGACGCGCAGACCGTCGTCCTGATCGGCCACAACCCCGGTGTGCAGGGTCTCGCCGAGATCCTGGCGGGCTCGGCCGAGGGCGACGCCCGCGAGCGGATGAGCCGCCGCGGCTTCCCGGCCGCCTCCTTCGCGGTCCTGTCCTTCACCGGCTCCTGGAAGAGCCTGGAGCCGGGCGCGGCCACCCTCCTCGACTACTGGGCACCCTCCGAATGA
- the serB gene encoding phosphoserine phosphatase SerB, translating into MSASQTSDVPTLLVKIFGKDTPGITAGLFDTLAAYSVDVVDIEQVVTRGRMVLCALVTEPPRGLEGELRSTVHSWAESVKMQAEIISGLGDNRPRGLGRSLVTVLGHPLTAEATSAIAARITKAGGNIDRIFRLAKYPVTAVEFAVSGVETEPLRTALVTDAAALGIDVAVVAAGLHRRAQRLVVMDVDSTLIQDEVIELFAAHAGCEDKVAEVTAAAMRGELDFEQSLHARVALLEGLDASVVEKVRSEVRLTPGARTLIRTLKRLGYQVGVVSGGFTQVTDDLKERLGLDFAQANTLEIVDGKLTGRVTGEIVDRAGKARLLRRFAAEAGVPLSQTVAIGDGANDLDMLNAAGLGVAFNAKPVVRQAAHTAVNVPFLDTVLYLLGVTREEVEAADTHEDLL; encoded by the coding sequence ATGAGCGCTTCGCAGACCTCCGACGTACCCACTCTTCTCGTCAAGATCTTCGGCAAGGACACGCCGGGCATCACGGCCGGTCTCTTCGACACCCTCGCCGCCTACTCCGTCGACGTCGTCGACATCGAGCAGGTCGTCACCCGTGGCCGGATGGTGCTGTGCGCGCTCGTGACCGAGCCGCCGCGCGGGCTCGAGGGTGAACTGCGGTCGACCGTCCACAGCTGGGCGGAGTCGGTGAAGATGCAGGCGGAGATCATCTCCGGCCTCGGTGACAACCGGCCGCGCGGCCTCGGCCGTTCCCTGGTCACCGTGCTCGGACATCCGCTCACCGCGGAGGCGACCTCCGCGATCGCTGCCCGGATCACCAAGGCCGGCGGCAACATCGACCGTATCTTCCGGCTCGCCAAGTACCCGGTGACGGCCGTGGAGTTCGCGGTGTCCGGTGTCGAGACCGAGCCGCTGCGCACCGCCCTGGTGACCGATGCCGCGGCGCTCGGCATCGACGTCGCCGTCGTCGCGGCCGGGCTGCACCGGCGTGCTCAGCGTCTCGTCGTCATGGACGTGGACTCCACGCTCATCCAGGACGAGGTCATCGAGCTCTTCGCGGCGCACGCCGGCTGCGAGGACAAGGTCGCCGAGGTGACGGCGGCCGCGATGCGCGGGGAACTGGACTTCGAGCAGTCGCTGCACGCGCGTGTGGCCCTGCTGGAGGGGCTGGACGCGTCCGTGGTCGAGAAGGTGCGCAGCGAGGTGCGTCTGACGCCCGGCGCGCGCACGCTGATCCGCACCCTCAAGCGTCTCGGCTACCAAGTGGGCGTCGTCTCCGGCGGGTTCACCCAGGTCACCGACGATCTGAAGGAGCGGCTGGGGCTGGACTTCGCCCAGGCCAACACCCTGGAGATCGTCGACGGCAAGCTGACCGGGCGGGTCACCGGCGAGATCGTGGACCGGGCCGGCAAGGCGCGGCTGCTGCGGCGGTTCGCCGCCGAGGCGGGGGTGCCGCTGTCGCAGACCGTGGCGATCGGCGACGGCGCCAACGACCTGGACATGCTGAACGCGGCCGGTCTCGGGGTCGCCTTCAACGCCAAGCCGGTGGTGCGGCAGGCCGCGCACACCGCGGTGAACGTGCCCTTCCTGGACACCGTCCTCTATCTGCTGGGAGTGACCCGCGAAGAGGTCGAGGCGGCGGACACCCACGAAGATCTGCTCTGA